A window of the Brassica napus cultivar Da-Ae chromosome A2, Da-Ae, whole genome shotgun sequence genome harbors these coding sequences:
- the LOC125584262 gene encoding uncharacterized protein LOC125584262: MSFKDVKFGAHGCELRFRLIHLWEARNVVTKTLIGLEMFLIDQEGFIPAGRIDTYLPHMKVGGIYRLNSFYGSNNKTLYRVAEPSVTITFSSYSVLSDLEDNYVGHIKLVNGQVLNDSLVLDDAEIASSRRVLLHVQTHDCTSGTRLPLILVENFKASGGAASVILVTTLNPKRFGGVLTLSSMTSSRVFLDSDVQATRDYLTWLNSNMDVADIVSAEVVTKTETVAWFECIATVGDVVHGSRWYYIGCGVCHTKATKGPTTLMCKKCGKSDIVGVAQYLAKISVYDNDDQACLCSLVMLANENMGDDHLVPVPQALINTIGQTRKFIVKVSTHNLTGKTQSLTVTKVLIPEDPEIEGNVENVTIPDAQKTLQNGIAEDGPSTRFEESGGERVKRTADNVEAEDSKRAKCG; this comes from the exons ATGTCTTTCAAGGATGTGAAATTCGGAGCTCATGGATGCGAGTTGAGATTTCGGTTGATCCATTTATGGGAAGCTCGAAATGTTGTGACGAAGACGCTTATCGGTCTCGAGATGTTTCTCATTGACCAAGAG GGCTTCATTCCAGCTGGGAGGATAGATACTTATCTGCCACACATGAAAGTTGGTGGCATTTACAGGCTTAACAGTTTTTACGGGTCTAATAACAAGACTCTGTATCGGGTGGCTGAACCAAGTGTCACCATCACCTTCTCATCGTATTCTGTCCTCTCTGATCTAGAGGATA ATTATGTTGGTCACATCAAGCTTGTGAATGGGCAAGTTCTCAATGACAGTCTCGTGCTAGATGATGCCGAGATAGCTTCATCCCGCCGAGTTTTGCTTCATGTTCAAACACATGA TTGTACCTCTGGGACAAGGCTGCCTCTGATTTTAGTGGAAAATTTTAAAGCATCTGGAGGAGCTGCAAGTGTTATTTTGGTCACCACCTTAAACCCGAAACGTTTTGGAG GTGTCCTAACTCTCTCCTCTATGACGTCATCACGGGTATTTCTGGACAGTGATGTTCAAGCAACCCGAGATTATCTCACTTG GTTGAACTCAAACATGGATGTTGCTGATATAGTTTCTGCGGAAGTTGTCACTAAGACTGAGACA GTTGCTTGGTTTGAGTGCATAGCAACAGTTGGTGATGTTGTGCACGGATCAAGATGGTATTACATAGGTTGTGGTGTGTGCCACACTAAAGCAACCAAAGGACCTACCACCCTAATGTGTAAAAAATGTGGGAAGAGTGATATTGTTGGTGTTGCACA GTACCTAGCCAAGATATCTGTGTATGACAATGATGATCAGGCGTGTTTGTGCTCCTTGGTGATGCTG GCCAATGAGAATATGGGAGATGATCACTTGGTTCCGGTGCCTCAAGCTCTGATCAATACCATAGGACAGACTCGCAAGTTCATTGTGAAGGTATCAACTCACAATTTGACTGGCAAGACCCAAAGTTTGACTGTGACAAAGGTGCTCATTCCAGAAGATCCAGAAATTGAAGGCAATGTAGAAAATGTGACTATACCAGATGCCCAGAAAACTTTGCAGAATGGAATTGCTGAGGATGGTCCTTCCACACGCTTTGAAGAATCTGGTGGTGAGAGGGTGAAAAGGACTGCTGATAATGTTGAGGCAGAAGATTCAAAGCGAGCCAAATGTGGCTAG